The proteins below come from a single Rosa rugosa chromosome 2, drRosRugo1.1, whole genome shotgun sequence genomic window:
- the LOC133730881 gene encoding uncharacterized protein LOC133730881, with the protein MADRRNPPVDADEFVEAFARRMEANQVGGRLGRLVTHIRSLGATKFTGGKPHEAEEWIYNLEIHFEMMDCTHVELRRVATCLLEGDARFWWDTVKRVTLPATMELMEWAVFKEKFLEKYFPQVEKDKKELEFIQLTQGKMTVIEYETKFTKLSRFAPHMVDTDDKKARRFIGGLNSNIRRMVTQRGITYEEAVDKALTQEEENQKYRMEKERENGFRGKRSHPMSNQKSGQPWNQ; encoded by the coding sequence ATGGCCGATAGAAGAAATCCACCTGTCGACGCAGATGAGTTTGTCGAAGCCTTCGCAAGAAGGATGGAGGCAAATCAAGTCGGTGGGAGGCTAGGACGACTAGTAACACACATAAGGAGTCTAGGAGCAACGAAATTTACTGGAGGGAAACCTCACGAGGCTGAAGAATGGATTTACAATCTGGAAATCCACTTTGAAATGATGGACTGTACCCACGTAGAGTTACGAAGAGTGGCTACTTGTCTTTTAGAAGGAGATGCTCGTTTCTGGTGGGACACGGTCAAACGTGTCACACTCCCTGCAACAATGGAACTCATGGAATGGGCTGTCTTCAAAgagaaatttctggaaaaatatTTTCCACAAGTTGAGAAAGACAAGAAAGAATTAGAGTTTATTCAACTTACCCAAGGAAAGATGACTGTGATTGAGTATGAGACCAAATTCACTAAACTTTCTCGTTTTGCTCCACACATGGTAGATACCGATGACAAAAAGGCAAGACGATTCATTGGAGGACTGAACTCCAATATTCGAAGAATGGTCACTCAGCGTGGAATCACGTACGAGGAAGCTGTGGACAAAGCCCTAACTCAAGAGgaagaaaatcaaaaataccgCATGGAGAAGGAGCGAGAGAATGGCTTCCGAGGAAAGAGAAGTCATCCAATGTCTAACCAGAAAAGCGGACAACCATGGAATCAGTAA
- the LOC133734797 gene encoding uncharacterized protein LOC133734797 isoform X2 — protein MAVKHGLHRNRAARSHSLLLYLYSSCCLVDFPRRPWPLQLRLLWFFMELKNILEDQMATPLWFFRFPPPLIVVLAPLLILVGLILGFGFYSIFLTSITLIFSTLFFTCSKQKPILLERLVEEKVVLKSDNESASIQDKEVQEASMNNEAPKYLVAAQSSTPNLVVESACLDDLSTSEESEVLDWPFGDNVDQSPDFSDGSISDEKSLIEISLPDGYYVGHDKEEESIFSLQQKMSG, from the exons ATGGCGGTGAAGCACGGGCTCCACCGAAACAGAGCCGCCAGATCTCATTCCCTACTGCTGTATTTATATTCGTCTTGTTGTTTGGTTGATTTTCCTCGTCGGCCATGGCCTCTACAGCTCCG GCTTTTGTGGTTCTTCATGGAGTTGAAAAACATACTTGAAGATCAAATGGCTACTCCTTTGTGGTTCTTCAGATTCCCACCACCATTGATTGTGGTTCTTGCTCCATTGCTTATATTGGTGGGTTTGATACTGGGCTTTGGTTTCTACTCCATCTTTCTAACATCTATAACATTGATATTCTCAACTCTTTTCTTCACATGTTCCAAGCAAAAACCTATTCTGCTTGAGAGATTAGTTGAAGAAAAAGTTGTTCTTAAGTCTGATAATGAAAGTGCTTCTATACAAGACAAGGAAGTTCAAGAAGCAAGTATGAACAATGAGGCTCCCAAATACTTGGTAGCGGCACAAAGTTCAACACCAAATTTGGTAGTAGAAAGTGCATGCCTTGATGACTTATCAACTAGTGAGGAGTCTGAAGTACTAGACTGGCCATTTGGAGACAATGTGGATCAGAGTCCAGATTTCTCAGACGGTTCAATCTCCGACGAGAAAAGCCTCATCGAAATATCCCTCCCCGACGGATATTATGTTGGCCATGATAAGGAAGAAGAGTCCATCTTTAGTCTGCAACAGAAAATGTCAG GGTGA
- the LOC133734797 gene encoding uncharacterized protein LOC133734797 isoform X1, with amino-acid sequence MAVKHGLHRNRAARSHSLLLYLYSSCCLVDFPRRPWPLQLRLLWFFMELKNILEDQMATPLWFFRFPPPLIVVLAPLLILVGLILGFGFYSIFLTSITLIFSTLFFTCSKQKPILLERLVEEKVVLKSDNESASIQDKEVQEASMNNEAPKYLVAAQSSTPNLVVESACLDDLSTSEESEVLDWPFGDNVDQSPDFSDGSISDEKSLIEISLPDGYYVGHDKEEESIFSLQQKMSGLSQKAIFQQHTLFEFLAEINEEENMIEIDISMGSIKCSRFEIEA; translated from the exons ATGGCGGTGAAGCACGGGCTCCACCGAAACAGAGCCGCCAGATCTCATTCCCTACTGCTGTATTTATATTCGTCTTGTTGTTTGGTTGATTTTCCTCGTCGGCCATGGCCTCTACAGCTCCG GCTTTTGTGGTTCTTCATGGAGTTGAAAAACATACTTGAAGATCAAATGGCTACTCCTTTGTGGTTCTTCAGATTCCCACCACCATTGATTGTGGTTCTTGCTCCATTGCTTATATTGGTGGGTTTGATACTGGGCTTTGGTTTCTACTCCATCTTTCTAACATCTATAACATTGATATTCTCAACTCTTTTCTTCACATGTTCCAAGCAAAAACCTATTCTGCTTGAGAGATTAGTTGAAGAAAAAGTTGTTCTTAAGTCTGATAATGAAAGTGCTTCTATACAAGACAAGGAAGTTCAAGAAGCAAGTATGAACAATGAGGCTCCCAAATACTTGGTAGCGGCACAAAGTTCAACACCAAATTTGGTAGTAGAAAGTGCATGCCTTGATGACTTATCAACTAGTGAGGAGTCTGAAGTACTAGACTGGCCATTTGGAGACAATGTGGATCAGAGTCCAGATTTCTCAGACGGTTCAATCTCCGACGAGAAAAGCCTCATCGAAATATCCCTCCCCGACGGATATTATGTTGGCCATGATAAGGAAGAAGAGTCCATCTTTAGTCTGCAACAGAAAATGTCAGGTTTGTCACAGAAGGCCATTTTCCAACAGCATACTTTATTTGAGTTCTTAGCTGAGATCAATGAGGAAGAAAATATGATTGAAATTGACATATCCATGGGCTCAATCAAGTGCTCAAGGTTTGAGATTGAAGCTTGA
- the LOC133734797 gene encoding histone-lysine N-methyltransferase ATXR3-like isoform X3 — protein MLAMIRKKSPSLVCNRKCQGDADGYDLVVVDAMHKATYASRICHSCRPNCEAKVTAVDDRYQIRICTVRKIQYGEEITLDYNSIKESKEEYEASDCLCGSQVCQGGYLNLIGEGSFLEDRTYTAYAAQDGNWIARIATLLVGEDRT, from the exons ATGTTGGCCATGATAAGGAAGAAGAGTCCATCTTTAGTCTGCAACAGAAAATGTCAG GGTGATGCTGATGGGTATGATTTAGTTGTTGTTGATGCCATGCATAAAGCAACCTATGCAAGTAGAATTTGTCACTCGTGCCGACCTAATTGTGAAGCAAA AGTTACTGCTGTAGATGATCGTTACCAGATTAGAATCTGCACTGTACGTAAGATTCAATACGGTGAAGAGATCACATTAGACTACAACTCTATTAAGGAG agtaaggaagaatatgaagcATCAGATTGTTTGTGCGGCAGTCAAGTTTGCCAGGGAGGTTACCTGAATTTGATAGGCGAAGGATCATTCTTGGAGGATCGAACATATACTGCATATGCTGCACAAGATGGAAATTGGATTGCTCGTATTGCAACATTGCTTGTGGGTGAGGATCGAACATAG
- the LOC133734798 gene encoding G-type lectin S-receptor-like serine/threonine-protein kinase At4g27290: MEIFPMLFVVSAFLFSLLSTSTTSIQDIITINPRVSIKDGGSTLVSAKGTAGGSFRLGFFSPGNSKNRYVGIWYNDTSPQKVVWVCNKETPLTDHSGALNLTSQGVLVLFNGTNSIVWSSSNKTSSNISNPVAQLLESGNFVVKDGSNEDSKVLWQSFDYPSDTLLPGMKIGWDLKTGLNRFLSSWKEADDPAPGLFSFSLDRSGYPQLVLRNGSIAHYRLGSWNGLGFTGSPQLRSQNQFFKLDFVSNENEVYYKYELLSTSLESRLVLNRSGDLQRFMWSVTKNINRVVYSAPSDQCDTYNVCGAFALCSVDSPQLCACLQGFASNSSTSTRCLRRTPLSCNGYQDSFMKFTNVKLPDTSFSWFNLTMSLEDCKKICLKNCNCTAYTNVDVREGGSGCLLWFDELNDIHEFATGGQDLFVKMATSELGDIKTNKRSSMKKRVAIIVSFGLLVMGVLILGLVFYIRKKKLTVYMKNIHGNTEGGNEDIELLKFDLSTISKATDNFSDNYKLGEGGFGPVYKGTLKEGEDIAVKRLSKCSGQGIKEFMNEVMLIAKLQHRNLVKLLGCCVEGDEKMLIYEYMPNRSLDYFIFDDTRSKLLGWDQRINIIGGIARGLLYLHQDSRLRIIHRDLKTGNVLLDKDMNPKISDFGTARAFVGDQTSENTKTVVGTYGYMSPEYVVDGLFSIKSDVYSFGVMVLEIVSGKKNRGFIHPDHQLNLIGHVWTLWTEGRSLEVMDKKLDGSYALTEVSRCIHIALLCVQQQPEDRPNMASVVLMLGGEGSLPVPKQPGFFTERNPFEAENSSSSKLESYSINDMSITELEAR, encoded by the exons ATGGAAATCTTTCCAATGCTTTTTGTTGTCTCAGCATTTCTCTTCTCCCTTCTAAGTACCTCCACTACCAGTATACAAGACATCATTACCATTAATCCAAGAGTATCAATCAAAGATGGAGGGAGTACCTTAGTTTCAGCTAAAGGAACAGCTGGAGGAAGCTTCAGATTGGGATTCTTTAGCCCAGGTAATTCGAAGAATCGATACGTGGGAATATGGTACAATGACACATCTCCTCAGAAAGTTGTATGGGTGTGCAACAAAGAAACTCCCCTTACTGATCACTCGGgagctttgaatctcactagccAAGGAGTTCTCGTTCTGTTCAATGGCACAAATAGTATTGTCTGGTCATCATCCAACAAGACTTCAAGCAACATAAGTAATCCAGTTGCTCAACTCTTGGAGTCGGGAAATTTCGTTGTGAAAGATGGATCAAATGAGGACTCAAAAGTTCTGTGGCAGAGCTTTGACTATCCAAGTGACACCTTACTACCAGGAATGAAGATCGGATGGGACTTAAAAACCGGCCTAAACAGGTTTCTGTCATCTTGGAAAGAAGCAGATGATCCTGCTCCAggactattttcattttcattagaTCGTAGTGGGTATCCCCAACTAGTTCTTAGGAATGGTTCCATAGCACATTACAGGTTGGGGTCATGGAATGGCCTTGGCTTCACAGGAAGTCCTCAACTTAGATCTCAGAACCAATTTTTCAAACTTGACTTTGTGTCAAATGAGAATGAAGTATACTACAAATATGAGCTCCTGAGCACTTCACTTGAATCAAGATTAGTGCTCAACAGGTCAGGCGATTTGCAACGCTTCATGTGGAGtgtcacaaaaaatatcaatcGCGTCGTTTACTCAGCTCCATCAGATCAGTGTGACACTTATAATGTGTGCGGTGCATTTGCTCTCTGCAGTGTTGATTCTCCTCAATTATGTGCATGCTTACAAGGTTTTGCATCAAATTCTTCAACGTCCACCAGGTGTCTTCGTAGAACTCCATTGAGTTGCAATGGTTACCAAGATAGCTTCATGAAGTTCACAAATGTGAAATTGCCGGACACATCTTTCTCCTGGTTTAACTTGACAATGAGCCTTGAGGACTGTAAGAAAATTTGTTTGAAGAACTGCAATTGCACTGCTTATACAAATGTGGATGTAAGGGAAGGAGGAAGTGGCTGTTTGCTCTGGTTTGATGAACTCAATGACATACACGAATTCGCTACTGGTGGGCAAGACCTATTTGTAAAGATGGCTACCTCAGAATTAG GTGACATAAAGACAAACAAGAGATCTAGCATGAAGAAGCGGGTGGCTATCATAGTCAGCTTTGGGTTATTAGTCATGGGAGTGCTTATACTAGGATTGGTTTTCTACATACGAAAGAAGAAATTAACAG TATATATGAAGAACATCCATGGAAACACTGAAGGTGGTAATGAAGATATAGAGTTGCTAAAATTTGATTTGAGCACCATATCTAAAGCAACGGATAACTTCTCAGACAATTATAAGCTGGGAGAAGGTGGTTTCGGACCAGTATACAAG GGCACGTTGAAAGAAGGGGAAGACATAGCAGTGAAAAGGCTTTCAAAATGTTCTGGACAAGGAATAAAAGAATTCATGAATGAAGTAATGTTGATCGCTAAACTCCAGCACAGAAATCTTGTAAAGCTTCTTGGTTGCTGCGTTGAAGGAGatgaaaaaatgttaatttatGAATACATGCCCAATAGAAGCTTGGACTACTTCATATTTG ATGATACAAGAAGTAAATTGCTTGGTTGGGATCAACGCATCAACATTATTGGTGGAATAGCTCGAGGCCTTCTCTATCTTCATCAAGATTCTAGACTGAGGATCATCCATAGAGATCTTAAAACTGGTAATGTTTTACTAGATAAAGATATGAAcccaaaaatatctgattttggGACGGCTAGAGCATTCGTAGGAGATCAAACATCGGAAAATACTAAGACTGTGGTTGGGACATA TGGTTATATGTCTCCTGAGTACGTGGTTGATGGACTCTTCTCAATCAAATCTGATGTCTATAGCTTCGGTGTCATGGTATTGGAGATAGTGAGTGGGAAGAAGAACAGGGGATTCATTCATCCAGACCACCAACTTAACCTTATAGGACAT GTATGGACTCTATGGACTGAAGGAAGATCACTGGAAGTAATGGATAAGAAGTTGGATGGCTCCTATGCTCTAACAGAAGTGTCACGATGCATTCACATAGCTCTGTTGTGTGTGCAACAACAACCAGAAGATAGACCAAACATGGCATCTGTGGTCCTAATGTTGGGCGGTGAGGGATCATTGCCTGTGCCAAAGCAACCTGGTTTCTTCACTGAAAGGAATCCGTTTGAAGCAGAGAACTCTTCATCAAGCAAATTGGAATCATATTCAATAAATGACATGAGTATAACAGAGTTAGAGGCACGATAA
- the LOC133734805 gene encoding uncharacterized protein LOC133734805: protein MILIHWAFADETRTVVKSMKSELLNMDLKSVGAKSLPNPATLRKSSHLLGPKVLQSGLLKLGQSDGHGEVPAIEYSHIPSFSDDVISGTKDTQKSNFGSSDSLDSLFGDKDASSALQVPPPFSAVIHLCKHCMHHTDDGSGACFESERTELGKRLSHLDSILGKWGDT from the exons ATGATCCTGATCCACTGGGCATTCGCCGACGAAACCCGCACGGTGGTGAAGTCAATGAAATCGGAGCTCCTCAACATGGATCTCAAATCCGTCGGAGCCAAGTCGTTACCCAACCCGGCCACTCTTCGCAAGTCATCTCATCTTCTCGGTCCCAAAGTCCTTCAG TCGGGGCTTTTGAAACTTGGTCAAAGTGATGGACATGGTGAGGTTCCAGCTATAGAGTACTCGCATATCCCTTCGTTCTCGGACGACGTCATTTCGGGCACTAAG GATACGCAGAAATCAAATTTTGGGTCATCAGATTCCCTTGATAGCTTATTTGGCGACAAAGATGCAAGCAGTGCTCTGCAG GTACCGCCGCCATTTTCTGCCGTCATTCATCTATGTAAACACTGCATGCATCATACAGACGATGGTTCTGGTGCTTGTTTTGAATCAGAACGGACTGAGCTGGGGAAAAGACTCTCCCACTTAGATTCGATTCTG GGTAAATGGGGAGATACCTGA